A single window of Halobacterium jilantaiense DNA harbors:
- a CDS encoding DUF7503 family protein, with translation MTMADNKFSQFLSDHPRMIGVLFSMLVFLSTTGAAMASETASTSGP, from the coding sequence ATGACGATGGCAGACAACAAGTTCAGTCAGTTCCTGTCGGACCACCCGCGAATGATCGGCGTGCTGTTCTCGATGCTGGTGTTCCTGTCGACGACAGGCGCCGCTATGGCGTCCGAGACAGCATCGACGTCTGGACCTTAA
- a CDS encoding biotin--[acetyl-CoA-carboxylase] ligase, translating into MNDTRRAVLDALADGPEPGPAIADALDVSRAAVWKHVEALRDAGFEVDSGDDGYVLASVPEYGGPAVEFGLDASFDVEYHDAVASTNDRARELATEGAADVVVLADRQTGGRGRRDREWSSPSGGIWASLVLRPDLPPARVPLLTLAAAVAVTDAAREAGVDAAIKWPNDVVVPDETSERGGRKLAGVLTEMEGEASRVSWVVVGMGVNANVDPADLEGEATSVRAEAGDVSRRVFVQRVLERFDDLRADPDGVLDAWRERAATLGQRVRVDLGDETVEGEAVDVTEHGALVVATDDGERVVHSGDCQHLRPAE; encoded by the coding sequence ATGAACGACACGCGACGAGCGGTCCTCGACGCGCTCGCCGACGGCCCCGAACCGGGGCCGGCGATCGCCGACGCGCTCGATGTCTCGCGAGCGGCGGTCTGGAAGCACGTCGAGGCGCTCCGTGACGCCGGCTTCGAGGTGGACAGCGGCGACGACGGCTACGTGCTCGCCAGCGTTCCCGAGTACGGCGGGCCCGCCGTCGAATTCGGGCTGGACGCGTCGTTCGACGTGGAGTACCACGACGCAGTCGCGAGCACGAACGACCGCGCGCGGGAACTCGCCACCGAAGGCGCGGCGGACGTGGTCGTGCTCGCGGACCGCCAGACGGGCGGCCGCGGCCGCCGAGACCGCGAGTGGTCGTCGCCGTCCGGCGGTATCTGGGCGAGCCTCGTTCTGCGACCGGACCTGCCGCCCGCTCGCGTCCCGCTGCTGACGCTCGCTGCTGCGGTCGCAGTCACCGACGCCGCGCGGGAGGCCGGCGTCGACGCCGCTATCAAGTGGCCGAACGACGTGGTCGTGCCGGACGAGACGAGCGAGCGCGGCGGCCGGAAGCTGGCGGGCGTCCTGACGGAGATGGAGGGCGAGGCCAGCCGCGTCTCCTGGGTGGTCGTCGGGATGGGCGTGAACGCGAACGTCGACCCCGCCGATCTGGAGGGTGAGGCGACGAGCGTGCGCGCCGAGGCCGGCGACGTGTCACGGCGCGTGTTCGTCCAGCGCGTCCTCGAACGCTTCGACGACCTGCGCGCCGACCCCGACGGCGTGCTCGACGCGTGGCGGGAGCGAGCCGCGACCCTCGGGCAGCGCGTGCGCGTCGACCTCGGCGACGAGACAGTCGAAGGCGAGGCCGTCGACGTCACCGAACACGGCGCGCTCGTCGTGGCGACCGACGACGGCGAGCGCGTC